From the genome of Prionailurus bengalensis isolate Pbe53 chromosome D1, Fcat_Pben_1.1_paternal_pri, whole genome shotgun sequence:
GAGGGGAAGTCTTAGTGACAGATGAGTCAATTATCAGTGAATCGGAGTCTGGTACAGAAAGTGATATGGATCTCTGGGACTTAAGACAAAAGCTGATGAGTCTGCAGTTCCAGGAAGACAGGGAATCTCCAGCTGACATTTCACAAAAATTTAATTTACCACATGAATACCAAGGAATTTCTCAAGATGAGCTCATTTGCTATCTACAAAGAGAAGGAATGGCCCCTCCAGCTTATGAACAAGACCTGATTGTTGCCAGTCGACCAAAGTCCTTTATTCTCCCAAGGCTGGACCAGTTGAGCCGAAACCGGGGCAAGGTAGACCGCGTAGCCCGATACTTTGAGTACAAACGAGACTGGGACTCAATAAGGTTACCTGGTGAAGATCATAGAAAAGAATTACGCTGGGGTGTCCGAGAGCAGATGCTTTCTCGAACAGAACCCCAGTCCAAGCCTCAGCACATATATGTTCCAAACAATTACCTAGTGCCAACTGAGAAGAAAAGATCTGCCCTTCGCTGGGGTGTTCGTTGTGACCTCGCAAATGGTGTCATGCCCAGGaagcttcccttccctctttttccttcttaagtgtttttttaacctgttttatGGGATTGTTTGGGGGTAAcctcgttctttctctctttccttttatttaagtaGAAACAACTAACTTAAAAGCCCATGGAACATTATAAAGACTTCACCTACCATTGGTCTTTCCTAAGTCTATATCTCATTGGTATTAAATACTACTTCACTTCCTAATGACCACTCTCAAATCCGGTAATTGCAAGACAaatgccagagaaagaaaaacagatctgGTCTTTCACTTTGTCCGATAGCACTATTTCTGTTCTATACTGTTTTTAACCTTTGGCCAATATGTGAGTTGCTGTCTTTAAAGTTGCTGGGTGTTAAGCTTACTCATTAAAGAATTTTTGGATTTTGTgaacttgatcttttttttacttctacTTCCTAAGTAAGATGATCTCAAAACTGGGTTATGATTCTCCTTCCAATCATTACTTCCCATCATACTCTCACCACTTAAATAATGAGCACCagaggaaaggaacaaaaaactGTCATTTACGCACACACTgcttaaaggaaggaaggaaagtagcaACACAGATAATCCTCCATCACTAAAGGAACATAGTAAATCCAGAAAACttaagtgatctttttaaaactaatgtttatttttgagagtgtgtgcaaacacgtgtgcatgagtgggggaggggcagagagagaaagagggagacagaatctgaagcaggttccaggctctgaactgtcagcacagagcccggcgtggggcttgaactcacaaactgtaagatcatgacttgagctaaagtcggacccttaaccgactgagccacccaagagccccaagtGATTTTCAATAGATGCTAAGTAACAGTACTACATGACATACAGAATTCTAACCCAAGTTTAATTCCAGAattacttcaataataaatacattgccCTCCAATTGTCACTTCTAGAATACCATGCTTTTTATAATTTGCCACTGAGATTTTCTTGGAAATTATGCTTGTTGCTTGAAGGCTATTGCCACTATTAAACAGAACTTCTTCACTACAAATACTATCTGTAACTAGACGCAGACACAAATATCCAAGCGAATCTGGCCTATTTGGGTACAGACCAAAATGCTAATTCTGTTCACCTTAAATTGGTTCTATTCTTGATGCCTCTAATCCAACGAGGAACATCTAGAATCTGGAGATTGTCATTTGTAGCGTTTGAAGCCATCAGAGGGACAGCAGAAACAGTTTGCTTGTTCAAGGGAAAACAGCTGTGCAACATAAAAATGAACAACTTTGACCATTACTATCTGCTAAAATATACTTGCTCCATAATGTTTGGGCCACATTCATCCAGTTCCACTGGAAGGCATTTATCAGGGAAAGAAATAATCAGTGACTCAAAGATAGATGTGGGATATGCTCACTGTAAAGTAAAAATTGCAAACTATCCAACAGTGAAATGATTAGGAATATTGTCCACTGAAAATAATGGGAAGCTATTGACAAAGTGCAAATTAAGTGAAACCAGTTGTAAACTATACAGTATGATCAGTCATCTACACATACAAAGCACAAGGAAAAATCAAAACCTTACTGGGTAATGAGATTAAAGGTAGTTTTTATACCTCTTTAAAAACCTTGAAAGCCACATGGcatttttatatgcaaattaCACCAATGACTTCTCTTTATATTATCTCAACGCCCACTATCAACACATAGTTTTTAGTTACCTAGTTGAACCCTTTAACCAGAGAACTAGTCCAAAGGGCTTAAGCAGGTAGTAAGATTTGTGGCAAAAAGACTTGGGTCCAAGACTCCTGACAATGTGCATTGCTTCCTCCAGCACACCGCAGCACACCCAACGCCTGGAAGGGGGCTGCCACATTACCACAACGAGGGAATCGTGTGTGCGCCGACCATCGACTGTAAATATAATCAGCTATCGCTAGAGTTTCAATACGTTTTTTGAAGTTGAAAAGATTCAAATCTCAAAATATTAGTAACCAATAGGGTAGTAGAAAGCGTTCTCCgtgataaactttattttaaaccaACGAGGGAAGGAGGAATAGCCAAAGGATCAGGAGACACGCACTATGATCACTAACAGTGAAAAGCAATCGCGTGGAAAGCAATCTcctgaacaattttttaaaaagtcgcCACGCCTCCCTCTCCACAGACCATTGGAATCCTGACCTCTATTAGCATTTAGTTTTGTGACCAAACAATTCTGAGGCACCAGAGACTTAACTCCACAGTCCAAGGGCCCTCTAAGTAAACCGAATTACAAGAAGTTCTTACTGCTGCGACTTTCTGCTAGGAGCATCAAGAAGCACCAGATACAAAAACAGGGTCCTAAGCGAGATCCCATATTCACCCACCAGCGCTTTCAAGAACAAGGTATGTAAAAGGGGGAGTGGAAAAGAGAAACATCCAGCTGTCTATACATTTAGCGTTTCTCTTTGGAGAACCCAGAAGATAATTCATCCCCAAATCCCCTGACTTACCTTCCGGTTGTCGACCACGCAGCTTTTCGCGAGACAGGAAGCTGTCACTTTGCGTCTTCTGCGCGCGCGCCCAGGGTCTCATGGGAGATGTAGTCCACCCTTGTGGGAAATGTAGTTCCAAGAGAGACGCCAAAATCTGCCTAATATTTTCTAGTCTGACCACCATTTCCCCTCCGACAAAGCAGAATCTGGGACCTATGCTAAcacaagaataaaatataggaTAAATCTAGTGCTATAAAATAACGGAAAAGCAGTTTTTCAAGTCTCTGCTATCTGTATACGAAAACTAACATTGAAGAACCTGGTCCGACTTTATATCTACTTACATGAGTAAAAAGTTACCATTGTAAGACAAAAACATTTGCTATTACAATCCACATGTAAAGGCTGAAAAGGAATTTGATAACCTCAAAACAAACGATTGAGGTGCCCGAGAGTGACCGAACAGAGCTGGGGAGTCGTGCTTCAGCACCACGGAGAGATCATAactaggtttttggtttgtgagtttctgCAGAGACGCTGATCCAAATCTAAAGATTCCAGTTAGAAAACTGATAATGCAGATGCGGATAAGAGGTGGAGGTTTTACCGCAAGGAAAACAGTTTTCTCATGATTGTTTTAGCAAAGGGCACATATcaggattaaaattaaaacaagcagGTATGTGGAAACATCACAGGTATTAGAACAAGGGCAGAAGTTTAGAACTTGGGTAATTTCACTCCCCCTTCTCATCTTTGCATTTGAATTAATTTGTCAAATGAAACTCATTCATTCTGCCCCTTTACTATCCTATGCAATTCTCTGGCCTTTCTGACATCTTTTAATACAGAAGCGGATATTTGGGAGGAAACGTGGGCACGAGTGCTTGAAACCGGGAATGGGTGAGCTGAATTGTCTGTAGTGAGTGGTGCTTAAAGAAGGTAGAACTCGCGAGTCAGTGCGAAAATTGGGGCGGCTTAGAGTCTCAAGCTTTTGTTGGGTTAGCAGAAGTTAGGGGAACACGAATGTTCACGACAATAGCGCCCCGTCGCCCGTTTCTAACACCTGGCACGGATGGGGTTGCTGGTGGAATAGAAACCTGCCGCAGGATCACACTTCTCTGGCTCCGGCGGCCCcaactccccctgcccccgcccccccgccccccacctctctggAGCTCGTGCGCCTGCGCGCCGCGCGGCGGATGCTCGCGGGCGCGTAAGCCCGCCCCCAGGGGAAGCCCATTGGCCGCTGGCTGGGGCCGGGCACGGCCTCGTGCCACGGGAGGGCGCACGTGCTGGGGGCGGGAGCTGCGATCTCGGCTATGGCGTCGTTACTTTGGGGAGGCGACGCCGGGGCGGCGGAGAGCGAGCGGCTGAACAGTCATGTAACCGCCgctgaggcggggaggggaagtgggCGGGAGCCAGAACCTCACTCTGAGAGGGAAATCTGCTGGGGGggatgtggcggggggggggggtgaggggaagccTCGCTAGCTTGTGGCGTGGGGTGTCAAATGGTGGAGGGGTGATGTGGTAAGGAtttgggggagggccagaggaaggAGACCCCGAGAGACGCAAGACCTTTGGTTTGAAGGGCAGAACGAAGACCCCCTAGAAGTCCTGGGAGAGAAAGCAGCTGATAGTCCCAACTAGACCTCggagttttttgttttcccaatttGACCATTTAGCCTCAGCTAGCTTCCATCTTACCGACCACCGCGTTTTTCTATCTACCATTCCTTGCTGGTTCTGTGACACCGCCCCCGCCCCAAGGACTGCCACATTTAGATTAGAGGACTATAAAGAGGAACTTAAGGTACAGGGGCAGCAGAAAGTCTCCTTCATTTTAGCATAATTCATACAGGTGACCTGTTCCTGAAAAGAATCCATTAATACCTgaaactgcaaaggaaacaatattcGGGTGGTCTCTCCCAGCTAGTGGGGAGCACTGGGCTGCTTGGTGGCTTGCTTCCTAATATTGATTGCAATTTGTGTCTTTCAATAGTTTTCAAACCTCATCCACCCCCGGAAGAACCTTCGGGGTATTAGGAGTACTACAGTCCCAAACGTAGGTGAGTGCTGTTAGATAAAGCAAATTGGTCtcaattaattaaaaagcatTGCTTTCCTCAGGCCCCTGGCAACTGAAATACCATAGACTTCCATTAATTTAATACTCAGGGTCCTCCACTACCTTCCCTGTCTTTTTACCCACTCCTCCACTGGATGACCCTTCGTGTCAGTGCACACTGTGGAGTTGGTGAGAGATATTGGGATCATACAAACATTTCTGTTTggtatttattgtttcttttccatccttttagaTGGTTCTAATAACACGGAAGATGATGATGAAGACGATGTAGGTAGGAGTAAATTCATTTGCATGTAACCTAGCATTCTGTATCAATTAATTATGACTTTCACAATGTGAGTGAATAATATAATCTTAAGTGAAAAAGGACTTTTTCTCTACTTATAAATCGTGAATTTCAGAAGAAATACTAAATTAGGAGTAGGCTGTATTTCTTTAGGGGGAGTTGAAATGCAATATGTGGGAATGAGTCGAGAATTTTCAGCTGGCAAGGCAAAATTAGGTCTCGTGGTGATGGATGTAGGCTTGCTTAAGGCCAGAGGTTGGTGTAACAGCAGAGCATAAGAAACTGGATCTTCATGTAAAAAGGAACTCTCAGTGTTAAGTCATTCTTTCTACAACCTTCTTTTAGAAGGAAGATAAGAGTAGGAGCAGTTGCTTGATATACAACCACTGAATGGAAAGGAACAATTTATTAGGTGTCATTTAGGAAGCTGGATTTACTCGtgcaatatttccttttttatttttgcttttctagtGGATTTGGCAGCCAATTCACTCTTAAACAAATTAATCCGGCAGTCATTAGTAGAATCCAGTCACCGAGTTGAAGTCTTACAGAAGGACCCCAGCTCTCCACTCTACTCAGTGAAAACATTTGAAGAGCTGCGGCTgtaagtatttttattcattttgtgtggGAAAATGCCAGAAAGAGTGGTACAGAACAAAATAATCTGctaataataaaaactctcagaataCCCTTCTTGTTCTAATATTCAGTATTAAAATGAGATGTGTACATTTTGCGTGCAAGTAAAGTATAGCTGAAAAAGGAGCACTACAATACCTGAGTTGTGCGGCAAATTGAGAAAATTTTGATGGTAACATATTTTAACCTTGACATGCTAAAGGAGATAACTAAGCTCAACACAGCCATATTACTATTTGCCATACCATGATACAGATATAGGGACTTGATGACCCAAAtattctctctcacctcctttAGATAAGTTATAAGCTGTTACGTTCctaattctattttgttttagatGGCATTAAAATGAATAAGTTTCCCAAATGGGTTTGCATTTGCTAGGGATCTGTTAACTCTCATTAAGGAAGTGTGTTTTAATCAGAAGAGTTACTGATAGGGACCcgtttaagggggaaaaaatccaaaatccCAATGCTCAGACATTTTCTAAATGGAAGGAGAAGCCTACCTATGATTAACAGCTGGCTGCCAATAACCTGCCAATTTAACCGCATGCAAAATGTGCCTGTTTTTGAAGGTGGACGTGTTCCaacctatttctttttatcttctttctaaCATCTCTCATGAGACCTCAGGAAGGATGCATTTAAAAATGCtagctctggggtgcctgggtggctcagttggttaagcgtctgacttcagctcaggtcatgatctcatggctcgtgagttccagccccgtgtcaggctctgtgctggcagctgagagcctggagcctgctttggactctgtgtttccctctctttctgcccctcctctgcttgcggtgtctctctctctctctctctctttctctctctctctctctcaaaaataaataaacattaaaaaatttctttaaatgctaGCTCAGAAGGATGAGATAATATTGTGTCTTCCACTCCTAGACAGAATTGATGTAAGGATCACCTCgacataattttgtcttctctgGAAATTGCTGTTAAAGCATCAAAGTTtgtcattcattaaaaagaattaaagaggggtgcctgggtggctcagttggttaagtgttagattcttgatctcagctcaggtcttgatctcagggttgtgtgttTAAGCTCCATGTTGGTctccatgctggatgtggagcctacttaaaaacaaaaaacaaaaaggaaagaaaagaattaaacagTAAATCTGTTTTCTGCTTGTGTGGAAAATAAGACTCTCCTGGCAAGTTAATACACTTTTATCAGacaggtttttccttttttgctgggTTCAACTGAAAGTTCATTGTTAGGCTCTTATTACTGTCCTCAGCCTGGGCTTGTAGCGTAGcttattattttaatggtaaAACTGTACAAGCATGATTGTATATGTTTGGAATTCGAGGTATAAATTGTATATTTCTAAATACTACTTTTGAATCTCAGTTGCAAAGtggcttaatttaaaaatgcacctTTGGAGTTTGTATTTCGGAGGCTGCTGACCAATCATaggctttgtttgcttttttttttcttttgacaggAAGGAAGAGTTATTAAAAGGGATCTACGCAATGGGCTTTAATAGACCATCCAAAATCCAAGAGATGGCTCTCCCTATGATGCTGGCACACCCGTGAGTTTCCAGGGCAGTGCTATcccaacttcattatttttagtcTCCTGTATGCAGTTTATACCCAGGCATCTCCTCTTTTCTCCAGACCTCAGAACCTCATAGCCCAGAGCCAATCTGGAACAGGAAAAACAGCTGCTTTTGTGTTGGCAATGctaagcagagttaataccttgGAATTGTTCCCACAGGTAAGGAAAGGCTGAGGGAGAGATGGGAATGCTTGAAGATGCCAATGATATTGTAGTAATGGGTCATATTACTTCAATGATGTGCTGGCATTTAGAATAGACATTCTTTCATAAAATCACAGAGCATTGGGCAGCAGTAGGGGACAGTGATTGGGAACACAGTCTTTATTGTTTGGTTCCAATCCCAGCCTCTCTGCTTACTAGTAGAATGTCTTAGGTGAGTTAGTAGATCTTTCCATGtttgtttccctgtctgtaaagaTAACATCTATAAAGGCGAGGATCATTCCTGACTCTGAGCACAGTGTAGAAACCGCTCATTACGCAttgaatgcatgcatgaatgtatgaattcatgaatgaatgaatgcctcaTAGGATTGTCGTGCAGATTAAGTAATGTACCTCTTTAGCGCTGTGCTAGGCCTAAAGTGAGCATTCACTGGTGATGACTGTAGGACTAGAGGATCACCTCGTCCACCTCCCCCTttagcagaggaggaaactggggcttGGGGAGGGAAGTGTCTCACATAAGGTCACAGATGTCAAGAGTGACTGAGCAGGGACAGGAATGGATCTTGCCATGTGCTCAGTCTGGCTTCCACTCATGGAAAGTGGTATTCTTTCCCTGTTTCTCTAACCTGTACTCATCAACTCGTTTGACAAGCTGAGTACCTGAGTACTGAGTGCATTCTATGCTGTGGGGAAAACAAGGCTTCTTTTGGTAAGTTTACAGTTTGATCAGCAGGATAAGCTGTGGAGATGGATGACTAATGCCCAGCATTTGAAATTTTGTGCTTTTTTAGAAAAGttcactgaaataaatattcaggGAGGGTTTGATATGATGAAATAAAACTCTTCAGGAAAGACTGTGCATGAACACACATTGAGAAATGTGTGTGGAAACAATTTTTAGCACTGTAGCtatgttttcctcttctctgtatCGCAGATTCTTAACTGATCTTAACAAATGCATTAAACATCACCAGTTTCTTGCATCAGCTTCTTCATTCATCAACCAGATATAGAGGGGTGGAAGTAGCAGGAAAATTTTAGGGAATATTCTGCCAGCATTGTATATGGTGGATCAAGCAGGGAGTGTTCTGGAAGTAGGCGAACTTAATAGCAGGCAAGAAGTTATGAGGGTCATGCTCAAGCTGTGATTTGTCTTGAATTATCTTTCTTCTGGATTCCCAGCCTCCCTACACCTCACTGTCCCCCACAAAAAAAGCATAACCTGTGGCTCTCTATAACTCTTTAGAGAGGAATATGTAAAAGGTGTTTCTCCACCTtcagccccttctctcccccacccataTTCAGCGTTCACCTCAGATCTGTCAGCTGCTAAATTGTGTTCA
Proteins encoded in this window:
- the HYLS1 gene encoding hydrolethalus syndrome protein 1 isoform X2, with the translated sequence MAERRSYSGGEAMEELMGPSGQKWANMDPEERMLAANTAFTHICARQGEGDVRRDAQSMQYDPYSKASIIPGKQPLPVQLQYPHVESNATSETVSEASQRLRKPVMKRKVLRKKPGGEVLVTDESIISESESGTESDMDLWDLRQKLMSLQFQEDRESPADISQKFNLPHEYQGISQDELICYLQREGMAPPAYEQDLIVASRPKSFILPRLDQLSRNRGKVDRVARYFEYKRDWDSIRLPGEDHRKELRWGVREQMLSRTEPQSKPQHIYVPNNYLVPTEKKRSALRWGVRCDLANGVMPRKLPFPLFPS
- the HYLS1 gene encoding hydrolethalus syndrome protein 1 isoform X1, giving the protein MAERRRSYSGGEAMEELMGPSGQKWANMDPEERMLAANTAFTHICARQGEGDVRRDAQSMQYDPYSKASIIPGKQPLPVQLQYPHVESNATSETVSEASQRLRKPVMKRKVLRKKPGGEVLVTDESIISESESGTESDMDLWDLRQKLMSLQFQEDRESPADISQKFNLPHEYQGISQDELICYLQREGMAPPAYEQDLIVASRPKSFILPRLDQLSRNRGKVDRVARYFEYKRDWDSIRLPGEDHRKELRWGVREQMLSRTEPQSKPQHIYVPNNYLVPTEKKRSALRWGVRCDLANGVMPRKLPFPLFPS